Part of the bacterium genome, GAAACTGAAGCGTGGTTCAACAAATACGGATACCGCATTATTTTATTCAACCGTTTCCTAAGCGGGTTTCGTTCGGTCATATCTGTTTTCGCCGGCATGACTCACCTCCGGCGCCGAAAAATTATCCCGCTGGCTTTTTTGAGCGCGTGTATGTGGGATGGCTTCATAATCTATGGAGGATTTCTTGTCGGCGATAATTTCGACGAGATCCTGAATCGATATAACACAGTCGTGTTGACGGTGGTCTTGCTGGCGATTGCCATTTTTTTACTGCGAAAGATCTTCCTTTATTATAAATCGAAAAACGAACATTCATGACCACTGAAGCCAATGAACTAAATTCAGCGGTAGCTTCCATTATCCTTTCCGCATCTTCATCTGCCGACATTAAACTACGCATATCCGAACAACGCAAAACAGTAATTGCCGGGCAGCCTCCTGAGGATTTCGGCATGGCATTGTCGTATAAGCTGACAGAATTCTACAACGCCGTTATTCGGGCTGTATTTGAACGCTTTTCACCGGACATCGCCGGAAAGCCGCTCCCTTTCTGTATTATGGCGGTAGGCGGTTTCGGGAGAAATGAACTTAATATTTTTTCCGATATCGACATCAATTTTATTTATTCGGCCCGCGATTTCGATACGGTGAATTTGATCAAAGAAAAAGTTCACGGTATCGTTAAATACCTCTGGGACGTCGGGTTGGAAATCGGACACAGTATGCGTTCCTCCGAAGAATGCCTCTATCTTTCTAAACAGGACATCGATATCAAAACGTCTTTTATCGAATCCCGCTTGCTATGCGGCGATGTTGCTTGTTTTGAAAATTTTAAAACGTCCGTGTGGAATGAATTACTTGGCGAAACGTATGAATCTTATATTCAATCGCGCCTGAACAGCGTTAGTCTGCGGCATGAACAGTTCGGAAATTCCGAACGCGTGCTTGAACCGCACGTTAAAGAGGGCGAGGGCGGTTTGCGGGACATACATATTTGCTATTGGGCAGCGCAGGTCTGGTTGATGAAAAACTATTCCGACTTCTCTTTCTCAGGCAATGAATCTCAGTCATTAAAAACAATAAAGATTCTCATTGACAAAAAATTCCTTCCGGATCGATACCTGTTGCCGTTTACAGAGTCATTTGAATTCTTACATAAGACGCGTAACATGCTTCACCGTATTTCCGGCCGCCGCAATGATATTTTAGCGTATCCACTGCAGGCCAAAGTTGCGGCAACTTTTCCATATTCGGATAAAAACGAATTTCCGGGCGTTGAACAATTCATGCAGGACTATTATCGTCACACGCGCGTAATTTCCAACGTGGCGTCGTTGATCGGCGATAAGTTGCGCAGCTTGACACTTCATACCCATTCTTTTGAGAGCGGAAGAACTCCGGTTGAAAACGATTTTTTTATTGCCAACGACAAATTACATTATGATGGCGATATTCTTTCCGGCATTGGCGCATCGCCGCATTTGATGATGAGTATATTTTCATATGTGCAGAAATACCGCGTTCAGCCGAGCGAACCGATACAATATGCGATTCGTGAAAATATCGACCGGGTGGATGAGTCATTCAGAGCATCCGAAGTGACCGCTCACGATTTTATGCAATTATGGCATTATGAGGGACAGGTTGCTTCTATTTTAAAACTCATGCATGATTTGGGATTCCTTGAAAGATATATTCCTGAGTTCGGATACATTGTTGCTCATTATAATTATAACGTCTATCACGCTTACACGACGGACGAACATTTGATCGTGACCTTGAGCCGATTGGAATCGCTGTTTTACGAAGATGCAGTGCAAAGTGACGCGGTATTCAAACATTTGCAGGAAATATATCAGGAATTATCTTTGTTCGAAAGATACCAACTTTATTGGGCTGTCTTTCTACATGACATAGGAAAATCGCGCGGGGGCGACCATTCGGAGATTGGCGTTGATCTCGCAAAACAAATTTTCTTAAGGTTGGGTTACAAAGACCCGGCGGATGCGGTCTATTTTTTGATTCTGCATCATCTCACGATGGAACAACTTGCATTCAGGAGAAATCTTAAGGATAGTGAGACGATCGCTGAATTCGCCAGACTGATTCAAAACCGGCGGTGGCTGCGGATGTTATATCTGTTAACGTATGCCGATATGGCCGCGGCGCGGAAAAACATATGGACCGAATGGAAGGGCATTTTGCTGCAGGAATTATTTATAAAAGCAGATCATTATTTGAAGGCGCTGGAGAAACCGGGATCTGCCCCTGAATTTGATTGGGAGGAAATTGATTATGGTTCGATAAAACTCTCAAGTGACCTGCAGATCACGTTTAACGACCGTAGCAATTTCAGCGAAATTCTTGTTGTGACCACGGATTACCCGTACCGATTATCACAAATATGCGGCGCCATGTCGGTATGCGATATTGGTATTTTTGAAGCGAACGTTTATACCAGGAAAGACGGCGTTATAATTGACCAGTTCCGCGTTACCGCATTCGGTTCAGACACTCCCCTTTCATCCGTTCAAAAACAAAAAATGGAAACGATTTTACGGCAAGTTCTTACCGGATCGCAGGAGATTGAGCCGCAAATTGAAAAGCTCAAAACCCGTTGGAAGAGAAAAAAATTCTTACCCTCTTCGGAAACGGAGATATATTTTGAAGATAACAGAAAGTTTACCATCATTGACATTTTTACCGCAGACCGGATCGGGCTCTTGTACATCATTACGCGCACATTATCTGACCTGAAACTCAATATCTACTCCGCCAAGATCGGTACCCGATTGGACGGCGCGGCGGATTGTTTTTATGTTTTGGATACGGATGGGAACAAGATTACATCCATTGAAAGGCAAGAGGAAATCAGAGACGAGATCATGCGGAAGTTGTCGTCCTAAAAATAGTTTAACCTAACCGAATAACATCATGTCTAACAAATCCTATCCACACATTCCTCTCGAATTTAAAGATCTGCCTGAAGCGGTCATGATAGAACAGGCAAAAGGATTTTATGACCGCATGAACCGCCGCAGAAGCGTTCGTTTTTTTTTCAGACAAAGCGGTTCCGCGTGAATGCGTTGAATACGCTATTCGAACTGCCAATACGGCTCCGTCCGGCGCCCATAAGCAGCCGTGGACCTTTGTGATCGTGGACGATCCAACGCTTAAAAAACAAATTCGGGAAGCGGCGGAAGAAGAGGAAAGGATCAGTTATGAAGAAGGCCGCATGACACAGGAGTGGCTTGAGGCGCTGGCGCCGCTGGGAACCGATTGGCACAAACCGTTTTTAGAAACCGCGCCTTTCCTGGTAATATGTTTCAGACAAAATTACGGCCTCAACGAAAACGGAGATAAGATCACGCATTATTATGTTCATGAAAGCGTCGGTATCGCATGCGGGCTTTTCATAGCGGCAATACACAACATGGGCTTGGTTACGCTCACGCATACGCCCAGTCCAATGCAGTTTTTATCCAAAATCCTGCGTCGTCCGGAAAATGAAAAACCATTTATTTTATTCCCGGTAGGTTACCCTGCAAAAGACGCGACGGTGCCGGACCTAAAAAGGAAAAGGCTTGAAGATATTATTCAGTGGAATAATGGAGAGTAAAGCAGGTTCTTTAGCCAAACATAACGTTTGCTTTTTTGAACATCTTTTTTTAAATAAAGTCTGCACGTAACGCTATGGAGTGATGTATGATGGATCAGCTGTCAATTTTCCTGGATTCTCTAAGAGAATTCTGGTATCAATTCACAGATCAAATGCCGCGCATTGCCGCTGCATTCGTGTTGTTGCTGTTAGCGTGGATACTTGCGCGTATCATAGAAAAGGCCGCGGCCAAACTTTTTCGATTTATTAAATTAGAAGATCTCGCTGAAAAAGCAGGTATAGAAGATTTCTTGTTAAGAGGCGGCGTCCGATTTACCACCTCCACTTTGTTGGCGAAATTGCTTTACTGGTTCATTATGTTCACCGTAACGCTTGCTATTCTCAACAGTATCGGCATGCAAACGGCCGCTGAACTTTTTAATCAGATGATGTTATACATTCCAAACGTGATCGTGGCATTTCTTGTGTTGCTGTTCGGATCTTTATTTGCAAAGTTTGCTCAAACGGTCGCCCAGGCCTACCTTAGCAATATTGGCGTTTCGGGCGCGGAATCGATGAGCATGGTCCTAAAATATATTATTATTTTCTTTATTGTGTCCATGTCATTGGAACAACTGAAGATTGGAGGACAAATTCTCGTTTCCGCTTTTCAAATTGCCTTTGGCGCTGCGTGTTTCGCTTTAGCCCTGGCGTTTGGCCTCGGCGGCAAAGACTGGGCGGCTAAAATTCTTGAACGTTTTTCAGAAGGGAAAAAATAATACCCATGATTATAGATTGTCATGTTCACGTTAATAATTATTCAGATGAGTCGAGCGATAAATTAACGGAAAATCTGAACGAACTGAAACTACAAATGCGCCGGAATCGAGTGGATGCCTCGCTTATCTTAACTTCTTTCAAAGACGTCCCGGGGCGTCCGTCTACGAAAGCCGTCGTCGATGCAACACGCGACCATGCGAATTTGTTTGTTGTTGCAGGCATAAGCTTTGCGACGTTTACGCAGGATGAACTTAATGAAATCGGCGTCTTGATCAAAGAAGGCAAAGTGGTCGGGCTGAAACTGTATCCGGGATATGAACCTTTTATGCCTAGCGATAAACGATTGGAGCCTGTGTATGAACTTGCTGCTAAAACCGGTGTTCCTGTCATGATCCACTGCGGAGATACCTTTTCATCCAAAGGAAAATTAAAATTCTCTCATCCGCTCAATGTAGATGAAGTGGCAGTCGATCATCCTGATGTAAATTTTGTGATTTGCCATATCGGCAATCCGTGGATTCGGGACACAATGGAAGTAATTTACAAAAACACTAATGTCTATACCGACATTTCAGGCCTTGTTTTAGGAAACTTCACGGATCGTTTCGAGAAGTTCATGCATAAACAAATGCAGGAAATGCTGACTTGGGGCGTCGAACCGGATAAATGTCTGTACGGAACGGACTGGCCCATTTCTTCCATGGAATCGTATTTGGATTTCATGAATTCGTTAAGCATCCCTCAGAAGGACAAAGATAAAATGATGTACGAAAACACATTGAAACTATTTAAACTTCCATTAGCTCCTGAGAACGGCAACAGTTTCAAAAATAAAATTCCGTTTTTGAGTTGAACTTATTATTTTGTCAAGAATCAAAGAACGTCAAAAAGTGATATAAAAGAAGTTTGCAGACCAGATTAAGCCCCTTCCTCATGCAAATGCTCCCTTACCTTTTCCGACCATTTTAAGAATTCCACATCCAGACCACCTTATCAAACATTCTAATTGCTTTTTTGACCTTCTTTTTTTATATATGCCCCTTACTTGATCCGCCTTTACCGCCTTTGGCAGTTTCGGCGGACTAGCGGACGATGAATTGGATTTTTTTTACTGACTTTAAATTGACTCTATGGCTATGTTCAAAGAAATAGAATCGCAGGACGAACTCCCGAAATTAGAGAAAGACATACTCGAATTTTGGCGTCAGAATAATATTTTCAAGAAAAGCATCGAAGAACGGGATCCCGAAAAGGAATTCGTCTTTTATGAAGGCCCCCCGACGGCTAACGGCCGCCCGGGCATTCATCACGTCCTAGCGCGTTCGCTTAAAGATTTTGTCTGCCGTTACAAAACCATGCAGGGATACCGCGTGGAACGCAAAGGCGGATGGGATACCCACGGACTGCCGGTAGAAATCGAAGTTGAAAAATCGCTCAATATCAGCGGCAAAAAAGATATTGAGGCCTTTGGAACGGAAGCGTTCAACAAAAAATGTTTCGAAAGCGTCTGGACGTATAAGAATTTATGGGATGAACTCACCGACCGCATGGGATACTGGGTTGATCTGAAAGACCCTTACATCACATGCGATACAAATTATATCGAATCTGTTTGGTGGGTACTCAAGCAATTTTACGACAAAGGCCTCGTTTACAAAGGATTCAAAGTTGTCCCCTACTGCCCTCGCTGCGGCACACCGCTGTCCTCGCACGAGGTCGCGCAGGGCTATCAGGACGTCAGCGATCCGTCGGTGTATATTAAACTCAAATTAAAAAGCGCCGACAACACCTATTTCCTCGTTTGGACCACAACGCCGTGGACGCTCATTTCCAATGTCGCATTGGCCGTTGGGAATGATATCGACTATGTCAAAGTCAAACACAAAGATCAGATCTTGATCATGGCTGAAGCGCGCGTGAAAGACGTTTTGAAAGAAGATTATGAGATCGTAGAAACTTTCAAAGGCAAAACCTTATTAGGACTGGACTACGAACCGCCGTTCAATTATATCCCCGTTGATAAAAAAGGATTCTACGTGATCGCCGGCGATTTTGTCACGACGGAGGACGGAACGGGAATCGTTCATACGGCGCCCGCATTTGGCGAGGACGATTATATCGTCTGCAAAGCGCACGACCTGCCGTTCCTGCGGCCGGTGGATGCGGCGGGCAAGTTTGAAGATGCCGTCACCGATTTCAAAGGGCAATTTGTCAAAGACGCCGATCCGGATATTATAACTAATTTAAAACGGCGCGGAATTTTATACCGTTCGGAGAAGGTCAAACATAGTTATCCGCATTGCTGGCGCCATCGCACGCCGCTTATCTATTATGCGCGCGACGCTTGGTATATTCGCACTACCGATTTCAAAGACCGTATGGTTGAACATAATGCATCGGTTAACTGGTTCCCGCCGGAGATCAAAGAAGGCCGCTTTGGGAATTGGCTGCGTAATAATATTGACTGGTCATTGTCACGTGACCGTTACTGGGGCACGCCTTTGCCGATCTGGATTCATGAAGATTCCGGCGAAATGATATGCGTGGGAAGCCGCGAAGAACTGCAAAAAGGAAAAATGAAAAACGGCCGCGCTGTTCCGAATGATCTTGATCTGCACAAGCCGTACGTAGACGACGTCATTATTGAGAAAGACGGAAAAACCTTTACACGCACGCCGGAAGTGGTCGATGTGTGGTTTGATTCAGGCTGTATGCCTTATGCGCAATGGCATTACCCGTTCGAGAACAAGGAAATATTTGAGAAGCAATATCCCGCCGATTTTATCTGCGAAGGCGTTGATCAGACCCGCGGATGGTTTTATTCCCTGATGGCGGTTTCAACGTTTTTATTTGATAAGTCACCCTACAAAAATGTCGTGGTCAACGAACTCGTTCTCGACCCGCAGGGCCGTAAGATGAGCAAGTCGCTCGGCAATGTGGTCAATCCATTCGAGATGCTGGACCAACACGGAGCGGATATTTTGCGTTGGTATTTGCTTGTCAATACGCCCGTATGGATACCGAAACGTTTTGACGCCGAGGGACTAAACGATATGAAGAAAAAATTCTTCCGCCCGCTTCTCGAAACGTACAAATTCTTTATTTTGTATGCCAATATCGACGGGTTTGATTCTACAGAAAAAGAAATACCGCATGAAGACCGTACCGAACTCGACCGCTGGATATTGTCCCGTTTGCAGACGACCGTTGAAGACGTCATCGAGCAACTCGAGAAATACGATACAACAAAGGCCGGCAGACTAATTCAAGAATTTGTTGACCAAGATTTGTCAAATTGGTATATTAGGCTTTCACGGAGGCGATTTTGGAAAGGCGAGCGCGGACAGGACAAAACCGCCGCGTATCAAACGTTATTTGACATTTTGGTCACACTGTCAAAACTCATTGCTCCATTCTGTCCGTTTTTGGCTGAAAGAATGTACCGCAATCTGAGCGGCGAAGACAAAGCCGGAAGCGTTCATCTTTGCCTTTTTCCGGTCAAGGATCCGGTTAAACAAAGCAAGGCTTTGGAAGAAAAGATGAGTTCCCCCCGCCGCGTGGTTCAATTGGGGAGAGCTTTACGCGAACTGAAGGAACTAAAGGTCCGGCAGCCTTTGTCAAAGATCATTGTGGTAACCGAAAAAGAAAATGTTCGCCGCGACATCAACGATTTTGAAGAGCTGATAAAAAGCGAACTCAATGTCAAAGCTATTGAATTTGTTGCAGACTCCGGTTCGCTTGTTAGCCAAAAGGTGAAACCGAATTTCAAAGCGCTGGGGCCTAAATTCGGCCAGCATGTGAATCAAGTTGCCGCAGCCATTAAGTCGTTCGGGGAAAAAGAAATTGAAGAATTGGTTCGCTCCGGAAAGCATATGGTCCATGTTGGCGGACATGAATTTGAAGTAACGAAAAGCGAAGTCGAGATCCTTCACGAAGAAAAAGAAGGATTAGCCGTTCAATCCGATGGAGCCATCACTGTCGGACTCGATACACACCTGTCGCAGGGTTTGATCGATGAAGGCGTTGCAAGAGAATTTATCAACCGCGTTCAAAATCTCAGAAAAGAAGCGGGTTTTGAAGTGATAGAACGGATCAAAATCACATTTGACGGGAGCGATACGCTGAAAAAGGCAGTCGTAGGCCAAAAACAATATATATTGAATGAAACGCTTTCGACTGAGATACTGACGGCTTTTGCGCATGGCGAATTTTCAAAAGAAGTTGAAATTAACGATGAAAAAATTCAGATCAGCGTACAACGGATAAGCTAAGGATACTTTTTTTTCTTAACATTACCGAGAGGGGTTTAGCATGAAGAAGAAAGACCTGGAATATTTCAGAAAGTTAATCCAGGAGGAGCAAGACAAAGTCCTGAAAGATATGGGTTATATCAAAGAGACCCTTCTGGATTCAACTATGCGCGACGCTTCCGGCGATCATTCGGCCTATTCATTTCATATGGCCGATCAGGGCAGCGACACCTATGACCGTGAAAAAACGTTCATGCTTGCCTCGCGTGAAAATAAGTACCTTTCCGAACTCGTTGCCGCTATGCGCCGAATTGAAGAAGGTACATACGGCGTATGCATGATATGCAACAAGGATATTGAGAAGGAACGCCTGGAAGTTGTCTTGGTCGCAAAATACCACGTCGAATGCAAACGCAAATTAGAAAAAGTGAAGACCAAAGACTCTCACTCTGAATATAATAACCACTAACAGGAACGGCCTTTGAAAATATACTGGCTCGCATTTTGGATCATTATTTTTGATCAAATCACCAAGTGGATGGTGAAACACTGGATGAACCTTCATGATTCCATTTCATTGATCGGAACAACGGTTCAACTTACTTATTTGGAAAATCCGGGTATGGCTTTTGGTATCCGTTTTTTTGAAACGCATCCGTTTTGGAGCAGATGGTTTTTTTCGATAGTATCCATTCTTGCTTCCATTGGGCTGATATGGTATATTTACCGCATGCGTCATGAACGCCGGATGTACCGTGTTTCTCTCGCGTTGATTCTTGGCGGCGCGGTCGGCAATCTGATCGACCGGGTAACTTTTGGCCGGGTAGTCGATTTCATGGACGTGGATATACCTGATTTGTTTGGCATGCAGAGGTGGCCGGTATTTAATGTTGCCGATTCATCCGTTGTATTAGGCATGATCGTGATGAGCGCCTTTGTAATGTTTACTAAACACGGTAAAGAACAAGTTCAGGCTGATGAAGAGGAAACGCAAACGATGATTGGAACGAAAAAAGAGATGGCGGAATAAATTACGAACGATAACGTTAAACAACTGCCTTCTACAAACAATCGATTTCATTAACTCAAGGAGAATATACAATGAGTCATCCGGTAATTTTGAGCGACGACAATTTCGAAAATGAAGTAATTAAATCCGGTAAAGCGGTTATGGTTGATTTTTGGGCAACCTGGTGCGCGCCGTGCCGCATGATTGCTCCGGTCGTTGAAGAAATGGCGAAGGAATACGACGGACAAGCGAAAATATGCAAAATTGACGTAGACGCCAATCCCGGAGTCGCATCGAAATACGGCATCATGAGTATTCCGAGCATTTTATTTTTCAATCACGGCAAGCTGGTTGATAAGATCGTCGGCGCCGTTCCAAAAACGCAACTGGTCAGCAAATTACAAGGCGCGATGGCACAAGTCGCTTAAGTTTGTCAACATTCAATACTAATCGTTTCGAATACGTGTTGGAGTAATGGTAGCTTGAACGCGTAGTAAGTGAATCGTTCCCATATTTGATATCGAGACTAAAATTATTATAATCAATTCTATTTAAAGGATCTAACCGCTGCACTGAAAGTGCCTGACAACAAGTATAACTTTCCAAAAACCGCTCCGTCGCACCGGAGCGGTTTTTGTGTTTAGGGGAATCTGAAATCATCTTGATTCTCGCGGAGCATCTAAGTATATTTTGTTTAAGCTAATATCGGAATTGAAATAAAAAAGAAATGCGGTAATGGATGAGTTCGAATCTGCCATTTGAATTTACGCAGGCGGAAATAGGCCTTCGCGACGATGTTCGTATTTTTGCAGATACTTATATTCGGCCTGTTGCAGCCGATATGGACGCGCGCTCTGAATTTCCACTTGATAATATCCGGCGTATGGCGCAAAAGGGATGGATGGGTATTCCATACCCGAAAAAATTCGGCGGGTTGGAGATGACCTCCGTCGCTTACGTTCTTGCGGTGATCGAACTTTCAAAAGTGTGTGCATCGCACGGCATCACATTAGCCGCCCATACCGGTATTGGATGCGGCCCGCTGTGGCTGTTGGGCACCGAGGAACAAAAGAAACAGTATTTGACGCCGGGCGCGAAAGGGCAAAAACTGGCTTCGTTTGGATTAACGGAGCCCGGTGCGGGAAGTGATGCCGGCGGAACAAAGACCACGGCGGAGTTGCAGGGCGATCATTATGTCGTCAATGGTTCCAAAATATTTATAACCAGCGCCGGATACGCCGATATTTTTGTAGTTACCGCGGTAACGGACAAAACCAAAGGAAAAGGCGGAATAAGCTCTTTTATAGTCGAAAAATCATTTCCTGGATTTATAGTCGGTAAAAAGGAAAATAAAATGGGCTGGCGCGCATCGGATACGCGTATGCTGCATTTTGAAAATATGCCGGTTCCCAAAGAAAATTTGCTCGGCCGCGAAGGCGAGGGATTAAAAGGATTTTTGAAAGTATTGGACGGCGGCAGAGTTGGCATGGCAGCATTATCTCTTGGTATTGCCATTGGCGCATACGACGAAGCTCTGAAGTATGCAAAGAAAAGGATGCAATTTGACAAACCCATTGCAGACAACCAGGCGATACAATTCTACCTGGCTGATCTGGCTTTGGCCATTGAATGCGGATGGCATCTTGTTTTACATGCCGCACGTAAGAAAGACGCCGGTATGCCATTTACCAAAGAAGCGGCAATGGCAAAGTTACAAACCTCTGAACTGGCTATGCAAGCCACGACCAAAGCGATCCAGATCCTTGGAGGCGTTGGTTATACATCCGACTATCCGGTTGAACGTTATTTTCGCGATGCAAAAGTTTGTGAAATCGGAGAAGGAACCTCCGAAATTCAGAGGCTGGTCATCGCGCGCGAAATACTGAGAGATATACATGAATAGGTTTAATGTGCGAAATACCCAGCGACATCCCCTGCAGACCATTTTTAAACACTCGCCGATCATTTTTGCGAAATTTATTCTTGGGAAAAAACATTTTGCAGTCAAAGTGCTTCTGCTTTTCACTTTGATCATCGGATGCGTATTGTTATTTCCCGGAAGTGAATTTACACGTTACACGGAATATAAGGTAGGCACGATCTCGCCCGATGAAGTTCGCGCGCCATTGACCTTTCCGGTTTATAAAAGTAAAGAGCAATTGGCGGATGAACGCAAAGAAGCGGAAAATTTGATCGCCCCATTGTTCGACAAAAACTCAAATGTCGCTCAGGTTCAAGAAGCAAATCTCGACGAGTTAATGGGTTATATCCGGCAACTGCGCCTTTCGCCAAAGCCGTTTGAATACACCGACGTCGAAGGGAAAAAGCAAAACTATATTCCGCAGTCCTACGACTCATTGAAAAACGCCATCAACAAGAGATTCGGTTTTAATATTCTCGAAGACCGTTGGCAATTTTT contains:
- a CDS encoding DedA family protein, translating into MLEYFNIEQWINTIEGLDTSLIYVIIFLSGYIENCIPPIPGDSVTVFAAIMVGTGRLNYFAVFFAATAGNLAGFMTMYQVGRFLGKKFFLEKNYKFFPRERIEETEAWFNKYGYRIILFNRFLSGFRSVISVFAGMTHLRRRKIIPLAFLSACMWDGFIIYGGFLVGDNFDEILNRYNTVVLTVVLLAIAIFLLRKIFLYYKSKNEHS
- a CDS encoding HD domain-containing protein encodes the protein MTTEANELNSAVASIILSASSSADIKLRISEQRKTVIAGQPPEDFGMALSYKLTEFYNAVIRAVFERFSPDIAGKPLPFCIMAVGGFGRNELNIFSDIDINFIYSARDFDTVNLIKEKVHGIVKYLWDVGLEIGHSMRSSEECLYLSKQDIDIKTSFIESRLLCGDVACFENFKTSVWNELLGETYESYIQSRLNSVSLRHEQFGNSERVLEPHVKEGEGGLRDIHICYWAAQVWLMKNYSDFSFSGNESQSLKTIKILIDKKFLPDRYLLPFTESFEFLHKTRNMLHRISGRRNDILAYPLQAKVAATFPYSDKNEFPGVEQFMQDYYRHTRVISNVASLIGDKLRSLTLHTHSFESGRTPVENDFFIANDKLHYDGDILSGIGASPHLMMSIFSYVQKYRVQPSEPIQYAIRENIDRVDESFRASEVTAHDFMQLWHYEGQVASILKLMHDLGFLERYIPEFGYIVAHYNYNVYHAYTTDEHLIVTLSRLESLFYEDAVQSDAVFKHLQEIYQELSLFERYQLYWAVFLHDIGKSRGGDHSEIGVDLAKQIFLRLGYKDPADAVYFLILHHLTMEQLAFRRNLKDSETIAEFARLIQNRRWLRMLYLLTYADMAAARKNIWTEWKGILLQELFIKADHYLKALEKPGSAPEFDWEEIDYGSIKLSSDLQITFNDRSNFSEILVVTTDYPYRLSQICGAMSVCDIGIFEANVYTRKDGVIIDQFRVTAFGSDTPLSSVQKQKMETILRQVLTGSQEIEPQIEKLKTRWKRKKFLPSSETEIYFEDNRKFTIIDIFTADRIGLLYIITRTLSDLKLNIYSAKIGTRLDGAADCFYVLDTDGNKITSIERQEEIRDEIMRKLSS
- a CDS encoding amidohydrolase; the protein is MIIDCHVHVNNYSDESSDKLTENLNELKLQMRRNRVDASLILTSFKDVPGRPSTKAVVDATRDHANLFVVAGISFATFTQDELNEIGVLIKEGKVVGLKLYPGYEPFMPSDKRLEPVYELAAKTGVPVMIHCGDTFSSKGKLKFSHPLNVDEVAVDHPDVNFVICHIGNPWIRDTMEVIYKNTNVYTDISGLVLGNFTDRFEKFMHKQMQEMLTWGVEPDKCLYGTDWPISSMESYLDFMNSLSIPQKDKDKMMYENTLKLFKLPLAPENGNSFKNKIPFLS
- a CDS encoding isoleucine--tRNA ligase translates to MFKEIESQDELPKLEKDILEFWRQNNIFKKSIEERDPEKEFVFYEGPPTANGRPGIHHVLARSLKDFVCRYKTMQGYRVERKGGWDTHGLPVEIEVEKSLNISGKKDIEAFGTEAFNKKCFESVWTYKNLWDELTDRMGYWVDLKDPYITCDTNYIESVWWVLKQFYDKGLVYKGFKVVPYCPRCGTPLSSHEVAQGYQDVSDPSVYIKLKLKSADNTYFLVWTTTPWTLISNVALAVGNDIDYVKVKHKDQILIMAEARVKDVLKEDYEIVETFKGKTLLGLDYEPPFNYIPVDKKGFYVIAGDFVTTEDGTGIVHTAPAFGEDDYIVCKAHDLPFLRPVDAAGKFEDAVTDFKGQFVKDADPDIITNLKRRGILYRSEKVKHSYPHCWRHRTPLIYYARDAWYIRTTDFKDRMVEHNASVNWFPPEIKEGRFGNWLRNNIDWSLSRDRYWGTPLPIWIHEDSGEMICVGSREELQKGKMKNGRAVPNDLDLHKPYVDDVIIEKDGKTFTRTPEVVDVWFDSGCMPYAQWHYPFENKEIFEKQYPADFICEGVDQTRGWFYSLMAVSTFLFDKSPYKNVVVNELVLDPQGRKMSKSLGNVVNPFEMLDQHGADILRWYLLVNTPVWIPKRFDAEGLNDMKKKFFRPLLETYKFFILYANIDGFDSTEKEIPHEDRTELDRWILSRLQTTVEDVIEQLEKYDTTKAGRLIQEFVDQDLSNWYIRLSRRRFWKGERGQDKTAAYQTLFDILVTLSKLIAPFCPFLAERMYRNLSGEDKAGSVHLCLFPVKDPVKQSKALEEKMSSPRRVVQLGRALRELKELKVRQPLSKIIVVTEKENVRRDINDFEELIKSELNVKAIEFVADSGSLVSQKVKPNFKALGPKFGQHVNQVAAAIKSFGEKEIEELVRSGKHMVHVGGHEFEVTKSEVEILHEEKEGLAVQSDGAITVGLDTHLSQGLIDEGVAREFINRVQNLRKEAGFEVIERIKITFDGSDTLKKAVVGQKQYILNETLSTEILTAFAHGEFSKEVEINDEKIQISVQRIS
- the lspA gene encoding signal peptidase II; the protein is MKIYWLAFWIIIFDQITKWMVKHWMNLHDSISLIGTTVQLTYLENPGMAFGIRFFETHPFWSRWFFSIVSILASIGLIWYIYRMRHERRMYRVSLALILGGAVGNLIDRVTFGRVVDFMDVDIPDLFGMQRWPVFNVADSSVVLGMIVMSAFVMFTKHGKEQVQADEEETQTMIGTKKEMAE
- the trxA gene encoding thioredoxin, with the translated sequence MSHPVILSDDNFENEVIKSGKAVMVDFWATWCAPCRMIAPVVEEMAKEYDGQAKICKIDVDANPGVASKYGIMSIPSILFFNHGKLVDKIVGAVPKTQLVSKLQGAMAQVA
- a CDS encoding acyl-CoA dehydrogenase, whose amino-acid sequence is MSSNLPFEFTQAEIGLRDDVRIFADTYIRPVAADMDARSEFPLDNIRRMAQKGWMGIPYPKKFGGLEMTSVAYVLAVIELSKVCASHGITLAAHTGIGCGPLWLLGTEEQKKQYLTPGAKGQKLASFGLTEPGAGSDAGGTKTTAELQGDHYVVNGSKIFITSAGYADIFVVTAVTDKTKGKGGISSFIVEKSFPGFIVGKKENKMGWRASDTRMLHFENMPVPKENLLGREGEGLKGFLKVLDGGRVGMAALSLGIAIGAYDEALKYAKKRMQFDKPIADNQAIQFYLADLALAIECGWHLVLHAARKKDAGMPFTKEAAMAKLQTSELAMQATTKAIQILGGVGYTSDYPVERYFRDAKVCEIGEGTSEIQRLVIAREILRDIHE